Proteins co-encoded in one Nicotiana sylvestris chromosome 7, ASM39365v2, whole genome shotgun sequence genomic window:
- the LOC138873080 gene encoding uncharacterized mitochondrial protein AtMg00810-like yields MKDLGELKYFLGIEFSRFEKGILMCQRKYALELVSELVLAGGKPASTHLEFNQKLTFVKFDQIVKDSDSEDVQLKEKGNYQRLVGRLSYLIMTRPDIAFVIQVLSQYMHAPKTFHMKVARRVVKYIKSTPGLGLFMPTGSCNKLIVYCDSDWGACVESRRSIIGYVVKFGDVVIFWKLKKQGTISRSSTEAEFRSMTTTVAEIMWLFGLFKELLGVDIALHVPLHYDSKAAIQIAAYLFFPKRTKHIDIDCHFVREKLVQGLIQTQHVGTTE; encoded by the coding sequence ATGAAGGATCTAGGGGAGCTAAAATATTTCCTTGGCATTGAGTTCTCAAGGTTTGAGAAAGGTATCCTAATGTGTCAAAGGAAATATGCCCTAGAATTGGTATCCGAACTTGTCTTAGCAGGAGGAAAACCAGCCTCTACACATCTTGAGTTTAATCAAAAACTCACCTTTGTTAAATTTGATCAAATAGTAAAAGATAGTGACTCTGAAGATGTGCAACTTAAAGAGAAAGGAAATTATCAAAGGCTAGTTGGGAGGCTTTCGTACCTAATAATGACAAGGCCAGATATAGCCTTTGTTATTCAGGTACTCAGCCAGTATATGCATGCACCTAAGACTTTTCACATGAAAGTTGCTAGAAGAGTCGTGAAATACATCAAGTCTACACCTGGACTTGGTTTGTTCATGCCAACTGGAAGCTGCAATAAACTAATAGTCTATTGTGATTCGGATTGGGGAGCTTGTGTTGAGTCTAGGAGGTCAATCATAGGGTATGTGGTTAAATTTGGAGATGTAGTGATTTTCTGGAAGTTAAAGAAACAAGGGACAATATCTAGAAGCTCAACTGAGGCAGAGTTCAGAAGCATGACAACCACAGTAGCTGAAATTATGTGGTTGTTTGGACTTTTCAAGGAGTTATTAGGAGTGGATATTGCTCTGCATGTGCCTCTACACTATGACAGCAAGGCAGCAATCCAGATTGCTGCATATTTATTTTTTCCTAAACGGACTAAACACATAGATATTGACTGTCATTTTGTAAGAGAAAAACTTGTACAAGGTCTTATTCAAACTCAGCATGTTGGTACAACAGAATAG
- the LOC104236762 gene encoding uncharacterized protein, translating to MISTVIYASDAYTVWEDLRERFDKVNASRAVYLHKKIATLIQGVSFMSVYFSRLRELGDEYETLIPPPSCGCPESKKHVEYYQLQKIYQFLIGLNDSYENAKNQVLMTRPLPNLNQAYAMIINVESQRITGKNVYDSNNNNKTAAMMSNRAQNGGQNGGSNNSGGYTNIGYSRGDKPKNFFNESII from the coding sequence ATGATTAGTACTGTCATTTATGCCTCCGATGCCTATACTGTTTGGGAAGATCTAAGGGAACGATTTGACAAAGTAAATGCATCTAGAGCAGTTTATCTACATAAGAAAATTGCTACCTTAATACAAGGAGTATCCTTTATGTCTGTGTATTTCTCTCGATTGAGGGAACTCGGGGATGAGTATGAAACACTCATTCCTCCACCTTCATGTGGTTGTCCTGAGTCAAAGAAGCATGTAGAATACTATCAGCTTCAAAAGATTTATCAGTTTCTCATAGGCCTCAATGACTCCTATGAGAATGCCAAAAACCAGGTGCTAATGACTCGACCATTACCTAATCTAAACCAAGCCTATGCCATGATAATCAATGTAGAAAGCCAAAGGATCACCGGAAAAAATGTGTATGATtctaataataacaataaaactGCTGCTATGATGAGTAATAGAGCTCAGAATGGTGGCCAGAATGGAGGATCTAACAATTCTGGAGGTTATACCAACATTGGCTACTCTAGAGGTGACAAACCTAAGAATTTCTTCAACGAATCAATAATTTAG